The DNA region tagttCAATATATATTACACAATCTTCATTAATATAAATACATCGTCagcaatattttctttttcaatatttcttaatCTGTTTTCACTGTACGAGTAATACAATTCGTTGAATATGATGTACGATGTAATGTTCAAGGTCTGATGCAATTCTTTGCAAGCATGCACATCGGAGTAAGCGTTTATATTGTGTACAAATGAAAGAACTGTATTCATAAGTTGTCAGCAGATTCTCcgttgcaaattcaataaatttcAGGCCAACTTATGCGCGACTCCAGTCTATATTGCGACTTTGGAATTATTTTTACTGGGACACTGCTGCTCAATTCTTTGAATACCGATCTCCTCATGCAATTATGAAACTGTATCGATTAtcatctttaatttttattttatattgtacTGGATGGTATAGTTGTGGTGTGTCTTGTGCCAAATCCAAAAATGCGAAAGCACTAACTTCGATAAAACACGAGACTCCTGATTTACAAAGTCATCATGAAGGTAAAAAGCATCGAGTGTTACATCTCCCATATGCATagcacaaaaaagaaatacttaattaactggtaatttgttatttttcagatTCTGAACAGACGAAACGTTCgcaaagagaattaaaaagaaGTGATTTCAGTATTGATACTAAAGACGGACCGACCCAAGAACGAGATACGCGTCGTGTACTATACTCCCGAAAACACCTCAAGCCACGTAAGGAAACAAAGATAACCTGACACAGAATTATGTTACCATGTTCTTTTATGCTGTTTCAAATGTTCTCAGATGATGCCAATCAAGTTGCAAATTACTTTCTAAGTGGAGGACCATTAAAAGGTCACACTCATTTCACAAGATCGTTAAATTGCGACGCAGGCGAGAATGAAGCTAACGTTGTTGGAATGAGTAATCCATCAACCGATAACAATGCAGAGTCAACTACAAACGACGAAAATTTCAGCACAAACTCTTCCGATTCCATTGTTGGTGCTGCACATATACCTGGATTCTATAGCCTACCACATATTCCCCTGAGGTCTAGTTTGTTACATTCAGTTCTACACCCTGTTTTGCACCCACACATTAATAGACTACACAGTCTTCCAAGTACTCTGTTGAGAGCTGCTTCTTTACCAGTACATGGTTTACTTCAGGCACAGTCAGAGCTCCATAAAGTATTGGAACCGCCTTTACGTCATACACCTCTACATCATACACCTTTATATCATACGCCTTTATATCATACACCTTTATATCCTACACCTTCGTATCCTACACCTTTACAGCATGCGCCTTTATATCATACACCTTTACAGCATGCGCCTCTATATCATACACCTTTACATCTGCCTTTAAGATCACCATTATACAGATCGCTTGTTAGAAGCACAAATCCAGTAAGTAATATAGTACAATACGGTAAGCACGTCTGTAATAATTATTGATGCGAAATCTTTATTTCTCCTTTCTTTTCCAGCTGATACGACGTAGTAAAATTAGAGGAAATTCTCTGAGTGGCTTGACGCACTTAACGGGGCTACATTCGCCTCTGCTAGGAGCAGCATCTCCTAGCAGCTTTGATAGTAAAGTATGTATGGAGTTAtagtaaatttttgtaaactCGTACGGAGTGTATAATGTACGGAATGTTACAGAACATGATCCACCCGAATGTGCTTGCACATTCCGAACCCCTTGGATACATCGTGAAATATGTACCCCATGGTACAGAAGCAGCACCGTTATCCCCTGTTGTCGGTTCAACGCATCAAGCTTCTAACTGTATAAATAATGATTTGAACACGGAACAAGATGCGGTAGGTGCTGTTAATGAAAATGAAGACGCAAGGGAAAACCAAAACGATGGAGCAGTGGATGAGAGTAACGTTAATGATAACTAATAAAGAGCAGGGCTCATATGATGCGAAGGAAATGGCGTTGCGGAAAAATTACAGACTGCATATTTGACGCTCTGAAGGATATAAAATACAAGATGTATATGATGAACCTTTAAGAGCTGTATTAAATAACTGCGTGAGTAGGTACGGAATGTTCGGTTTAAAACTTTTCGTTAATAACTTTATACAAGGTGTAATACAACTTCTTTTTGTACATGAATGTAATTTCCAC from Andrena cerasifolii isolate SP2316 chromosome 10, iyAndCera1_principal, whole genome shotgun sequence includes:
- the LOC143373736 gene encoding uncharacterized protein LOC143373736 isoform X7, whose amino-acid sequence is MKLYRLSSLIFILYCTGWYSCGVSCAKSKNAKALTSIKHETPDLQSHHEDSEQTKRSQRELKRSDFSIDTKDGPTQERDTRRVLYSRKHLKPHDANQVANYFLSGGPLKGHTHFTRSLNCDAGENEANVVGMSNPSTDNNAESTTNDENFSTNSSDSIVGAAHIPGFYSLPHIPLRSSLLHSVLHPVLHPHINRLHSLPSTLLRAASLPVHGLLQAQSELHKVLEPPLYHTPLYHTPLYPTPLQHAPLYHTPLHLPLRSPLYRSLVRSTNPLIRRSKIRGNSLSGLTHLTGLHSPLLGAASPSSFDSKNMIHPNVLAHSEPLGYIVKYVPHGTEAAPLSPVVGSTHQASNCINNDLNTEQDAVGAVNENEDARENQNDGAVDESNVNDN
- the LOC143373736 gene encoding uncharacterized protein LOC143373736 isoform X4, whose translation is MKLYRLSSLIFILYCTGWYSCGVSCAKSKNAKALTSIKHETPDLQSHHEDSEQTKRSQRELKRSDFSIDTKDGPTQERDTRRVLYSRKHLKPHDANQVANYFLSGGPLKGHTHFTRSLNCDAGENEANVVGMSNPSTDNNAESTTNDENFSTNSSDSIVGAAHIPGFYSLPHIPLRSSLLHSVLHPVLHPHINRLHSLPSTLLRAASLPVHGLLQAQSELHKVLEPPLRHTPLHHTPLYHTPLYHTPLYPTPLQHAPLYHTPLHLPLRSPLYRSLVRSTNPLIRRSKIRGNSLSGLTHLTGLHSPLLGAASPSSFDSKNMIHPNVLAHSEPLGYIVKYVPHGTEAAPLSPVVGSTHQASNCINNDLNTEQDAVGAVNENEDARENQNDGAVDESNVNDN
- the LOC143373736 gene encoding uncharacterized protein LOC143373736 isoform X6; protein product: MKLYRLSSLIFILYCTGWYSCGVSCAKSKNAKALTSIKHETPDLQSHHEDSEQTKRSQRELKRSDFSIDTKDGPTQERDTRRVLYSRKHLKPHDANQVANYFLSGGPLKGHTHFTRSLNCDAGENEANVVGMSNPSTDNNAESTTNDENFSTNSSDSIVGAAHIPGFYSLPHIPLRSSLLHSVLHPVLHPHINRLHSLPSTLLRAASLPVHGLLQAQSELHKVLEPPLRHTPLHHTPLYHTPLYHTPLYPTPLHLPLRSPLYRSLVRSTNPLIRRSKIRGNSLSGLTHLTGLHSPLLGAASPSSFDSKNMIHPNVLAHSEPLGYIVKYVPHGTEAAPLSPVVGSTHQASNCINNDLNTEQDAVGAVNENEDARENQNDGAVDESNVNDN
- the LOC143373736 gene encoding uncharacterized protein LOC143373736 isoform X3, producing the protein MKLYRLSSLIFILYCTGWYSCGVSCAKSKNAKALTSIKHETPDLQSHHEDSEQTKRSQRELKRSDFSIDTKDGPTQERDTRRVLYSRKHLKPHDANQVANYFLSGGPLKGHTHFTRSLNCDAGENEANVVGMSNPSTDNNAESTTNDENFSTNSSDSIVGAAHIPGFYSLPHIPLRSSLLHSVLHPVLHPHINRLHSLPSTLLRAASLPVHGLLQAQSELHKVLEPPLYHTPLYHTPLYPTPSYPTPLQHAPLYHTPLQHAPLYHTPLHLPLRSPLYRSLVRSTNPLIRRSKIRGNSLSGLTHLTGLHSPLLGAASPSSFDSKNMIHPNVLAHSEPLGYIVKYVPHGTEAAPLSPVVGSTHQASNCINNDLNTEQDAVGAVNENEDARENQNDGAVDESNVNDN
- the LOC143373736 gene encoding uncharacterized protein LOC143373736 isoform X1; the protein is MKLYRLSSLIFILYCTGWYSCGVSCAKSKNAKALTSIKHETPDLQSHHEDSEQTKRSQRELKRSDFSIDTKDGPTQERDTRRVLYSRKHLKPHDANQVANYFLSGGPLKGHTHFTRSLNCDAGENEANVVGMSNPSTDNNAESTTNDENFSTNSSDSIVGAAHIPGFYSLPHIPLRSSLLHSVLHPVLHPHINRLHSLPSTLLRAASLPVHGLLQAQSELHKVLEPPLRHTPLHHTPLYHTPLYHTPLYPTPSYPTPLQHAPLYHTPLQHAPLYHTPLHLPLRSPLYRSLVRSTNPLIRRSKIRGNSLSGLTHLTGLHSPLLGAASPSSFDSKNMIHPNVLAHSEPLGYIVKYVPHGTEAAPLSPVVGSTHQASNCINNDLNTEQDAVGAVNENEDARENQNDGAVDESNVNDN
- the LOC143373736 gene encoding uncharacterized protein LOC143373736 isoform X5; the encoded protein is MKLYRLSSLIFILYCTGWYSCGVSCAKSKNAKALTSIKHETPDLQSHHEDSEQTKRSQRELKRSDFSIDTKDGPTQERDTRRVLYSRKHLKPHDANQVANYFLSGGPLKGHTHFTRSLNCDAGENEANVVGMSNPSTDNNAESTTNDENFSTNSSDSIVGAAHIPGFYSLPHIPLRSSLLHSVLHPVLHPHINRLHSLPSTLLRAASLPVHGLLQAQSELHKVLEPPLYHTPLYHTPLQHAPLYHTPLQHAPLYHTPLHLPLRSPLYRSLVRSTNPLIRRSKIRGNSLSGLTHLTGLHSPLLGAASPSSFDSKNMIHPNVLAHSEPLGYIVKYVPHGTEAAPLSPVVGSTHQASNCINNDLNTEQDAVGAVNENEDARENQNDGAVDESNVNDN
- the LOC143373736 gene encoding uncharacterized protein LOC143373736 isoform X2 gives rise to the protein MKLYRLSSLIFILYCTGWYSCGVSCAKSKNAKALTSIKHETPDLQSHHEDSEQTKRSQRELKRSDFSIDTKDGPTQERDTRRVLYSRKHLKPHDANQVANYFLSGGPLKGHTHFTRSLNCDAGENEANVVGMSNPSTDNNAESTTNDENFSTNSSDSIVGAAHIPGFYSLPHIPLRSSLLHSVLHPVLHPHINRLHSLPSTLLRAASLPVHGLLQAQSELHKVLEPPLRHTPLHHTPLYHTPLYHTPLQHAPLYHTPLQHAPLYHTPLHLPLRSPLYRSLVRSTNPLIRRSKIRGNSLSGLTHLTGLHSPLLGAASPSSFDSKNMIHPNVLAHSEPLGYIVKYVPHGTEAAPLSPVVGSTHQASNCINNDLNTEQDAVGAVNENEDARENQNDGAVDESNVNDN